From Watersipora subatra chromosome 2, tzWatSuba1.1, whole genome shotgun sequence, one genomic window encodes:
- the LOC137388186 gene encoding serine hydroxymethyltransferase, mitochondrial-like, translating to MACSALISGIKNSLRTKSFSFGGLTTRCLSSKWTLQESLEEEDPEMVALMRAEKKRQVEGIELIASENFTSRAVLEALGSCLHNKYSEGYPGNRYYGGTHVVDQVERLCQQRCLEAFDLDPASWGVNVQPYSGSPANFAVYTGLLKPHDRVMGLDLPDGGHLTHGFMTDTKRISATSIFFESMPYRLVESTGYIDYDKLEEHSKLFRPRMIIAGISCHSRLLDYARFKQICDGTNSILMSDMAHIAGLVAAKVAPSPFPHSDIVTSTTHKSLRGPRAGIIFYRKGKKGVDKKGNDIMYDYEDKINQAVFPTLQGGPHQHAIAAVATTMKQTKRPEFVEYQKQVLRNSQVLAQELIDTGNTLVSGGTECHLMLWDLTPRGLDGTRVDRICELAEISVNKNTVPGDKSALYPGGVRIGLPAVTSRGYVESDMKIVAKFLNEAAEIAAEAKSKTKTLKDFKKFVLEDPETTKSIEDLRKRVTEFASKFPMPGIEDH from the exons ATGGCTTGTAGCGCGCTAATCAGCggaattaaaaacagtttacgCACAAAG tcattttctTTTGGCGGACTGACAACTCGCTGTCTTTCGTCAAAATGGACTCTGCAGGAGAGTCTGGAAGAAGAAGACCCTGAGATGGTTGCTCTTATGAGAGCAGAAAAGAAAAGACAGGTGGAGGGGATAGAGTTGATTGCCTCTGAAAACTTTACAAGCCGCGCTGTCCTAGAGGCTCTTGGTTCATGTCTGCATAATAAGTACTCAGAAGGCTACCCCGGTAACAG gTACTATGGAGGCACACATGTGGTAGATCAGGTAGAGAGGCTATGCCAACAGAGGTGTCTGGAGGCGTTTGACCTTGACCCTGCTAGTTGGGGTGTTAATGTACAGCCCTATTCTGGCTCTCCAGCTAATTTCGCGGTGTACACCGGACTACTCAAGCCTCATGACAGGGTGATGGGGCTTGACCTGCCAGATGGAGGCCA tcTTACTCATGGGTTCATGACAGACACTAAGAGGATTTCTGCTACCTCCATATTCTTTGAGAGCATGCCATATAGACTGGTG GAGTCGACTGGCTATATAGATTATGATAAACTGGAAGAACACTCCAAGCTGTTCAGGCCAAGAATGATCATTGCGGGAATTTCCTGTCACTCGCGCCTCCTTGACTATGCCAG GTTTAAACAGATCTGTGACGGTACCAACTCTATTCTCATGTCAGATATGGCTCATATCGCTGGCCTCGTTGCTGCCAAGGTCGCGCCTAGTCCGTTCCCTCACAGCGACATTGTGACCTCGACTACACACAAGTCGCTGCGTGGCCCCAG GGCTGGAATCATCTTCTATCGGAAGGGAAAGAAAGGAGTTGACAAAAAAGGAAATGACATCATGTATGATTATGAGGATAAGATAAACCAAGCCGTATTTCCGACCCTGCAG GGCGGCCCCCACCAGCATGCCATTGCTGCCGTTGCTACGACcatgaaacaaactaaaagacCTGAATTTGTTGAGTACCAGAAACAG GTTTTGAGAAATTCCCAAGTATTGGCTCAGGAGCTGATTGATACCGGCAATACCTTAGTGTCAGGGGGTACTGAGTGCCATCTCATGCTCTGGGACCTCACTCCTAGAGGACTAGATGGTACACGAGTCGACAGGATATGTGAACTGGCTGAGATAAGTGTGAATAAGAACACGGTGCCTGGAGACAAGAGCGCCCTCTACCCAGGAGGCGTGCGAATag GCCTCCCTGCAGTCACATCTCGGGGCTACGTAGAGTCTGACATGAAGATTGTTGCCAAGTTCCTAAATGAGGCAGCTGAGATTGCTGCTGAGGCCAAGAGCAAAACCA AGACACTGAAGGATTTCAAGAAGTTTGTCTTGGAGGACCCAGAGACAACAAAGTCGATTGAAGATTTGAGAAAGCGTGTAACTGAATTTGCATCCAAGTTTCCCATGCCAGGCATTGAAGATCACTAA